The DNA window AATTATAAAAGATTTAAAAGCCGATATCATCAAGGACCTGACAAAATCCTCTGAAAAGTTTCAAGTTGACAGGGGAGATTATGCGGTTTATTTAACTGTATTCACGGGTGATAGCCCTTACGAATTTTTAGAATCATTCAAAGGAACAATAATTGGTGTAGATATACTTTATTTTTATTTCAACAGGGATAAGATCGATCCAAAAACCTTAATAGAAGAAGCAATAATGAAATTCATCAATTCTACAACACCCAATAAGAAAAAAGCTGACTTTTGGATTTTATACGATAAGGTAAAAACGATTATCAGTGACAAAAATTATAACGATAAGCAGAGTATTTTAACATTAATTTCTCAATTGTTATCTGAAAGGATACCTTATTATAATTGGGTAGGTTTTTATCTAGTCGATGAGAGAGAAGACAATTCGCTTGTATTAGGACCTTTTGTTGGAGAGCCAACAGAACACACAAAAATAAAGTTTGGACAAGGAATCTGCGGACAGGCGGCAAGCACAAAAGCAACCTTCGTTGTTGATGATGTTAGCAAAGAAGAGAACTATCTTTCATGCAGCCCAAAAA is part of the Petrotoga miotherma DSM 10691 genome and encodes:
- a CDS encoding GAF domain-containing protein — translated: MRSVFRDFTDYFFEILTYPKEKWDLFWQDYKRTLNFVNLYQEKKGIKDDEIVEKFKKIGRRELDKAFWYKQEIIKDLKADIIKDLTKSSEKFQVDRGDYAVYLTVFTGDSPYEFLESFKGTIIGVDILYFYFNRDKIDPKTLIEEAIMKFINSTTPNKKKADFWILYDKVKTIISDKNYNDKQSILTLISQLLSERIPYYNWVGFYLVDEREDNSLVLGPFVGEPTEHTKIKFGQGICGQAASTKATFVVDDVSKEENYLSCSPKTQAEIVVPIFDKKGNIVGEIDIDSHEKAPFDQDDRSFLEAIAKLLSERFW